TCAGCGATCTCCCAGGCACCCAGGGAGTGGAGGTGAATCTGGTGGCCGGCACCGTGTCCGTCACCGGCGAAGGTTTCACCGACGCGGACATCGCCTTCGCGGTGGAGAACGCGGGTTACACGCTGCGCCTCGAGCACTGACCCCTTGTCGCATACCCCGTAGGGGCATACGATCGGACTTCAGGAAGCATCTGACACCCGAAGGGAGCCGGTCACATGGCCGACATCACCAAGAACTACCAGGTCGAGGGCATGACCTGCGGACACTGCGAGAAGTCCGTACAGGAGGAGATCGGTGAGATCTTCGGCGTCACCGACGTCCAGGCATCTCACGAGTCCGGCACCGTCAGCGTCTCCGGCGCCGGATTCACCGACGAGCAGGTCGCGGAAGCGGTGGAGGAGGCCGGCTACTCCCTCAAGTAGCCGCAGGCCCTCAAGGCCCGGCACCCCGCCAGGGGTGGCGGGCCTTCCGCGTCCCTGCCCCATTGCCGAATACCCCCATGGGGTATATCCTCGAGAGTGGAGAAAGGACTGCTGCCGCCATGACACAGACACAGCCAGCCGTCGACCTCATCAAGGTCGACCTCGGAGTGACGGGCATGACCTGCACGTCATGCTCGGCGCGCGTCGAGCGCAAACTCAACAAGGTCGAAGGGGTGGAGGCCACCGTCAACTTCGCCACGGAGTCGGCGAGCATCTCCTACGATCCCGGCAAGGTGGACGCCGATTCCCTCATCGAGGTGGTCCGGGGCGCAGGTTACGACGCCTTCCGGCTGGTCGACGAGGCCGCGGCGGAGACAGAGACGACCGAGGGGGCGTCGATAAGCGAGGACCCGCACGAGGCCGCCCGTCGGCGCGAGGCCGCGGACCTGAAGCACCGCCTGATCATCTCCGCCCTCCTCACCGTGCCCATCACGTTGCTGAGCATGATTCCGGCACTCCAGTTCACCAACTGGCAGTGGGCGGTGCTGACTATGGCCACGCCGGTCTTCTTCTGGGGCGGTGCGCCTTTCCACCGTGCGACCTTCATCAACCTGCGTCATGGATCGTTCACCATGGACACCCTCATCACGCTGGGCACCTCCGCGGCCTACCTGTGGAGCCTCTGGGCGCTGTTCATCGGAAACGCCGGGCATCCGGGCATGACCATGGAAATGCACCTGTTCCCGTCCGGCACCTCGATGGACGACATCTACCTTGAGACCACGGCCGTGGTGATCAGCTTCCTGCTCCTCGGCCGCTGGTTCGAGACGAAGGCCAAGGGCCAGTCCTCCGAGGCGCTGCACAGGCTGCTCGACATGGGAGCCAAGGACGCCGCCGTGCTTCGCGACGGCCGCGAGGTCCGTGTCCCCGCCAGCCGGCTGCGGGTGGGAGACGTGTTCATCGTGCGTCCGGGCGAGAAGATCGCGACGGACGGCCGGGTGATCGAGGGTTCTTCCGCTGTGGATCAGTCGATGCTCACCGGCGAATCGGTGCCGGTGGAGGTGACCACAGGCTCATCGGTGACGGGGGCGACGATCAACGCCTCCGGCCGCCTGCTGGTGGAGGTCACCCGCACCGGAGCCGACACCACGCTGGCGCAGATGGCCCGCCTGGTCACTGACGCACAGTCCAGGAAGGCCCCCGTCCAACGCCTGGTGGACCGGATCTCACAGGTGTTCGTACCCACGGTCATCGTCATCTCGCTGATCACACTGGCCGTGCACCTGGCCACCGGATCCGGTCTCGCACCCGCCTTCACGGCCGCAGTCGCCGTCCTCATCATCGCCTGCCCGTGCGCCCTGGGCCTGGCCACGCCCACCGCGCTGCTGGTGGGCACAGGTCGCGGAGCCCAGCTGGGCCTGCTGATCAAGGGCCCGGAGATCCTCGAGTCGACCCGACGGGTGGACACCATCGTCATGGACAAGACCGGCACCGTCACCGAGGGCGTCATGTCCGTGTCCGCCATCGACGCGGCGGAGGGCTTCGACCCGCTCGACGTCCTGGCGAAGGCGGCGGCCGTGGAGGCCGCCTCCGAGCATCCCATCGCCCGGGCGGTGGTGCGCAGGGCAGAGAAGGAGACGGCTGTCCCTGAAGTCAACGACTTCCAGAACCTCGCCGGCCTGGGTGTGACCGGCACCGTCGACGGACAGACCGTACTCGTGGGCCGCCCCGCGGGCTCGCTGCCGGCCCGCCTGCAGGAGGCTGTCGATCAGGCGCAGAGTCAGGGCGGGACGCCGATCGTCGTGTCGGTCGGAGGAGTGGTGGCCGCAGTGATCACCGTGCGTGACACCGTGAAGGCCACCTCCGCGGAAGCGGTCGCCGAACTACGCCGGCTGGGACTGACACCGATGCTGCTCACCGGCGACAACACCGGCGCCGCCAGGGCGGTCGCCGGCGAGGTCGGCATCAACCCCGCGGACGTCATCGCCGAGGTGATGCCGGACGACAAGGTCGCGGTCGTCGAGAGGCTCCAGCAGGAGGGCCGCACCGTCGCGATGGTCGGTGACGGCGTCAACGACGCCGCCGCGCTGGCCCAGGCAGACCTCGGCCTGGCCATGGGGGCAGGCACGGACGTGGCGATCGAAGCCTCCGACATCACGCTGATGAACAACGACCTGCGTTCCGCGGTCGACGCCATCCGCCTGTCCCGCCGCACGCTGCGCACCATCAAGGGCAACCTCTTCTGGGCCTTCGCCTACAACGTCGTGCTCATCCCCGTCGCGGCGCTCGGTCTGCTCAACCCGATGCTGGCCGGCATCGCGATGGCCTTCTCCTCGGTCTTCGTGGTGTCGAACTCCCTGCGCCTGCGCAGGTTTCGTTCGCTGCACCGGTGATCTTTCCCGGGCCGGGCGCCTGTACCAGGGTTTAGGATCAATCCATGAACCAAGAACTGACCAGGAATCAACGGCTCGACAGGTTGCCGGTCACCGGCAGGCACCGGCGACTGGTCGTCGGATCAGGCATCGGCTGGGCCCTCGACGCCATGGACGTGGGCCTCGTCTCCTTCATCATGGCGGCGCTCGCCGTCCACTGGGGGCTCACCCCCACTGAGACGTCATGGCTCGGTTCCATCGGTTTCGTCGGAATGGCCCTGGGCGCGACCTTCGGCGGACTGCTCGCCGACAGGGTCGGCCGCCGCCAGGTCTTCGCCCTCACGCTGCTCGTCTACGGCCTGGCCACCGGCGCCTCCGCACTGGCCACCGGCCTGGGGATGCTCATCGCCCTGCGTTTCATCGTCGGACTCGGCCTGGGCGCGGAACTCCCCGTCGCCTCCACCCTCGTCTCCGAGTTCGCGCCACGCCGGGTCCGTGGCCGCATGGTCGTCATCCTCGAAGCTTTCTGGGCGGTGGGCTGGATCGCCGCAGCCCTGATCGGCACGTTCGTGGTCACCGCCGACGACAACGGCTGGCGTTGGGCGTTGGCGATCGGCATGGTCCCGACGTTGTACGCCATCTACGTCCGCAAGGGCCTGCCCGAATCCGTCCGCTTCCTGGAGGACAAGGGCCGGCATGAGGAGGCGGAGAAGGTCGTGGCCTCCTTCGAGGCGGAGGTCCGGCAAGCCGAACTCGAGCGTATCGACGCCGCCGAACAGCAACGCCTCCGTGAAGTTCCCCGCGAGGACCTCGAAGACTCCACCTCCATCTGGGACAGGTCACTGCGCAGACGCACCGCCGCGCTGTGGATCGTGTGGTTCTGCGTGAACCTCGCCTACTACGGCGCCTTCATCTGGATCCCGTCCCTGCTGGTGGCCGACGGCTTCTCCCTGGTGCGGTCCTTCCAGTTCACGCTCATCATCACCCTCGCCCAGCTGCCCGGTTACGCGGTGGCGGCGTGGCTCATCGAAGCCTGGGGACGCCGCAAGACCCTGGCGACGTTCCTCCTGGGTTCGGCGGCCTCCGCCCTGTTTTTCGGCACCGCGTCCACCGAGACGACGATCATCCTCGCCGGTTGCCTGTTGTCCTTCTTCAACCTGGGTGCCTGGGGTGCGCTGTACGCGATCGGCCCGGAGCTCTACCCTTCCCATGTCCGCGGTGCGGGCACGGGCGCTGCGGCCGGCTTCGGCCGCATCGCGTCGATCATCGCCCCACTGATCGTTCCCCCGATCCTGGCCTTCGGCGACTCCATCGCGCTGTTCAGCGTCTTCTCGGCCGCATTCCTGCTCGCCGCCCTTGCCGCACTCACCCTCCCCGAGCAGCGCGGCAAAGTTCTCGACGCCTGATTCCCTCAGGCGAGGGAGAGCATTCCCGCGAGCCTGCCCAGGAGACTGGGCTTGCGATCGTGGGTGAAGTCTTCGAGGCTGCGCGGGACGGCCAGGATCGTGGCACGCTCGGTGCGCTCAACGCGGATGGTGTTGTTGAACGCCGTGGTGTGGGGGTTGAACTCTCTACAGGTCATGATGTCCCTCCTTGGTTCGTTCTTGGTGCGCCTGAGTCTAGGAAGTTTTTGCAGGTCAGGCACCATTGGTAAGCCATGCCTTAGTAATGCACCCCTTAAATAGGCTCTCCTAAGAATGGCAAAACCGCAGGAGGGCAACCCTTTAAGGAGTGACCTTCCTCACCCATAGGCTCCCCGCGGGGAGCCACACCACACCTCGACCCACCCCATTCCGGGGGCACCCTCGCGCAGGGGGAAATCCCGGGGTCCACCAAGGGGTGGTCCCCATCCGGCGGTCACGGTGATATCGATGGCCGGCGCGGCCCATGCGGTGACATAGACTGTGCTGGCGATCACAGCGACAGTCCCCCGCCCCGGCCCGCCCAAGGAGACGCCCGATGACGGTTCCCGACCCCCGCGCCTGGCTCCGGGTCGGGCTGGGCATGGCCACCATCGCCTTCGGCGCCAACCTCTTCGCGCCCTTACTGCCGGCCTACCGGCTGCACGCGGGCCTGAGCCAGTCACAGGTGACCTTCCTGCTCGCGATCTACGTGCTCGGGCTCATGCCCGCGCTGCTCGTCGGCGGGCCCCTCTCCGACACCCGTGGGCGGCGAGCGCTGATCCGTCCCGCACTGGTGCTCTCCGGATTCGGATCAGTGGTTCTCGCCGCCGGAGCCTCCGGCTCCTTCCTTGCGCTCTCCCTCGGCCGCTTCATCGCCGGTGCCGCCATTGGACTGGTCATGGCGGCCGGCGCGGCATGGTTGCAGGAGCTGTCCACCGGCCCCTCGCACCTCGGGGCCCGCCGCGCGACGGTGTCCCTGTCCCTCGGGTTCGCCGGCGGGCCGCTCATGGCGGGGCTCATCGCCGAATTCCTGCCGCGGCCGGACCTGCTGCCCTACCTGGTGCACCTGGTTCTGCTGGTGGCCGTCCTCCCCCTGGTGTGGCGCACCCCGGGTGGCGCCCCGCATGCCGACTCCCCCCGTCGCAGCTGGTTCTCCCGCAGCGTCCTGTCGCGGCACTTCCTGTGGGCCGTGGCGGCCTGGGCACCGTGGGGTTTCGGGGCGGTGAGCACCTCCTTCGCCACGCTCACCGACCTGGTCAATGATCAGCTCTCCTGGCCGGTGGCCTTCACCGGTGTGATCGCCGCAGTCACGCTGGGCACGGGCGTCCTGATCCAGCCGACGGCGACCAGCTTCGGCCGCGACCTGGTGCCGCCTGCGGTGCTCGGCCTGGGCCTGGTCGTCGCGGGGATGCTGGCGTCCGCAGCGGTGGCGTTCACCAGGTCACCCTGGCTGGTGGTACTCGCTGCGGTCCTGCTGGGAGCGGCCTACGGCGTGATGATGGTGTCCGGACTCAGGGAGGTGCAGAAGATCGCCCCACCCGAGGAGCTCGGCGCCGCCACGGCGGTGTTCTACTCCCTGACGTACGTGGGTTTCTTCGCCCCGTTCATCATGTCCTATCTGGGCCCGGTGACCGGTTACCAAACGATCTTCCTCACCGGAGCCGTCATCGCTGCAGTGTCGATCATCCCGGTCACCCGTATCGCTGGCGGGAACGGACCCGCTTCGCGGCTTCGGTGATGATGTCCGCGATCTCGTCATTCTTCTCCACACCCGCTTCCCTCACCGCCTACTTCAGTTCCCGGAACGCCACCCCGAAACGTCCCCGCGGGTCCTCGTCGGACTGGTTACGGTAGTCGTCGAGGATCCCCGCCCATTCCGGGTGCGCATCGATCTCAGCTCTGCCGACCGGGGTGAGGGCGGCGAGAAGCGGACTATCCGCGCGCCATGTCCACGAAGCGGGAGAAGTGGAGTTGATGGGCGACGGTGACGGTGTCGATCGGACCACCACGGTGCTTGGCCAGGATGATGTCGGCCTCGCCCGCGCGAACGTCCTCCCGGTCCTGAGAGTCGGGGCGGTAGAGCAGCATGACCATGTCCGCATCCTGCTCCAGCGAACCGGACTCACGGAGGTCCGCCAGCTGGGGTTTCTTGTCGGTGCGAGCCTCCGGTCCACGGTTGAGCTGCGAAATCGCGATGACCGGAACGTCCAGCTCCTTGGCCAGTAGTTTGAGCTGACGCGAGAACTCGGAAACCTCCTGCTGGCGTGACTCGACACGTTTTCCGGAGCTCATCAGCTGCAGGTAGTCGAGGACAATGAGCTGGAGGTCGTGCTTCTGCTTGAGGCGACGCGCCTTGGAACGGATCTCCATCATGGTGAGGTTCGGGGAGTCATCGATGAACAACGGCGCCTCCGAGATCTGACCGGAACGGTTCGCCAGGGTCGTCCAGGCTTCGTCGCTCATCCGGCCGGAGCGCATGTCGGAGAGCTTGATGCTCGTCTCCGCGGACAACAGGCGCATCACGATCTCCGATTTGCTCATCTCCAGGGAGAAGATGGCGGACGCCTTACCGTGCTTGATCGAGGCCGAGCGCATGAAGTCCAGCGCAATAGTCGACTTGCCCACGCCGGGACGGGCGGCGATGATGATCATCTGGCCGCCGTGCAGGCCGTTGGTCAGATTGTCCAGATCCACGAAACCGGTGGGCACGCCCCGTGCCAGACCGCCGGTGTTGGCGATCTGGTCAAGCTCCTCCAGGGTGGGGGCGAGGATATCGCCGAGGATCGCATAATCCTCGGTGTCGGTCTTCTGGGCGATGGCGAAGACCTCCTGCTGGGCCATGTCGAGCACGGTGTCGACCTCAGCCCCCTCGTTGCCCTCGTAGCCGAGCTGCACCACC
This sequence is a window from Corynebacterium comes. Protein-coding genes within it:
- a CDS encoding heavy-metal-associated domain-containing protein, whose product is MIKHYVIEGMTSDHSRTSVENEISDLPGTQGVEVNLVAGTVSVTGEGFTDADIAFAVENAGYTLRLEH
- a CDS encoding heavy-metal-associated domain-containing protein, which gives rise to MADITKNYQVEGMTCGHCEKSVQEEIGEIFGVTDVQASHESGTVSVSGAGFTDEQVAEAVEEAGYSLK
- a CDS encoding heavy metal translocating P-type ATPase; the protein is MTQTQPAVDLIKVDLGVTGMTCTSCSARVERKLNKVEGVEATVNFATESASISYDPGKVDADSLIEVVRGAGYDAFRLVDEAAAETETTEGASISEDPHEAARRREAADLKHRLIISALLTVPITLLSMIPALQFTNWQWAVLTMATPVFFWGGAPFHRATFINLRHGSFTMDTLITLGTSAAYLWSLWALFIGNAGHPGMTMEMHLFPSGTSMDDIYLETTAVVISFLLLGRWFETKAKGQSSEALHRLLDMGAKDAAVLRDGREVRVPASRLRVGDVFIVRPGEKIATDGRVIEGSSAVDQSMLTGESVPVEVTTGSSVTGATINASGRLLVEVTRTGADTTLAQMARLVTDAQSRKAPVQRLVDRISQVFVPTVIVISLITLAVHLATGSGLAPAFTAAVAVLIIACPCALGLATPTALLVGTGRGAQLGLLIKGPEILESTRRVDTIVMDKTGTVTEGVMSVSAIDAAEGFDPLDVLAKAAAVEAASEHPIARAVVRRAEKETAVPEVNDFQNLAGLGVTGTVDGQTVLVGRPAGSLPARLQEAVDQAQSQGGTPIVVSVGGVVAAVITVRDTVKATSAEAVAELRRLGLTPMLLTGDNTGAARAVAGEVGINPADVIAEVMPDDKVAVVERLQQEGRTVAMVGDGVNDAAALAQADLGLAMGAGTDVAIEASDITLMNNDLRSAVDAIRLSRRTLRTIKGNLFWAFAYNVVLIPVAALGLLNPMLAGIAMAFSSVFVVSNSLRLRRFRSLHR
- a CDS encoding MFS transporter, which gives rise to MNQELTRNQRLDRLPVTGRHRRLVVGSGIGWALDAMDVGLVSFIMAALAVHWGLTPTETSWLGSIGFVGMALGATFGGLLADRVGRRQVFALTLLVYGLATGASALATGLGMLIALRFIVGLGLGAELPVASTLVSEFAPRRVRGRMVVILEAFWAVGWIAAALIGTFVVTADDNGWRWALAIGMVPTLYAIYVRKGLPESVRFLEDKGRHEEAEKVVASFEAEVRQAELERIDAAEQQRLREVPREDLEDSTSIWDRSLRRRTAALWIVWFCVNLAYYGAFIWIPSLLVADGFSLVRSFQFTLIITLAQLPGYAVAAWLIEAWGRRKTLATFLLGSAASALFFGTASTETTIILAGCLLSFFNLGAWGALYAIGPELYPSHVRGAGTGAAAGFGRIASIIAPLIVPPILAFGDSIALFSVFSAAFLLAALAALTLPEQRGKVLDA
- a CDS encoding MFS transporter; the encoded protein is MTVPDPRAWLRVGLGMATIAFGANLFAPLLPAYRLHAGLSQSQVTFLLAIYVLGLMPALLVGGPLSDTRGRRALIRPALVLSGFGSVVLAAGASGSFLALSLGRFIAGAAIGLVMAAGAAWLQELSTGPSHLGARRATVSLSLGFAGGPLMAGLIAEFLPRPDLLPYLVHLVLLVAVLPLVWRTPGGAPHADSPRRSWFSRSVLSRHFLWAVAAWAPWGFGAVSTSFATLTDLVNDQLSWPVAFTGVIAAVTLGTGVLIQPTATSFGRDLVPPAVLGLGLVVAGMLASAAVAFTRSPWLVVLAAVLLGAAYGVMMVSGLREVQKIAPPEELGAATAVFYSLTYVGFFAPFIMSYLGPVTGYQTIFLTGAVIAAVSIIPVTRIAGGNGPASRLR
- the dnaB gene encoding replicative DNA helicase codes for the protein MTSGLGGPSFDDDYVPPAEPDLPEDTGGGGLPTQAFKDAAPRRQRDRNKRDSAPTFGEYRQPPHDREAEQGVLGAMLLSPNTVVEIIGELSPEDFYHPAHQLIYTAMIDLFGESKDIDPVIVAGRLDRHNDLERVGGAPYLHTLISSVPTAANARYYAEIVVEKAILRRLVAAGTRVVQLGYEGNEGAEVDTVLDMAQQEVFAIAQKTDTEDYAILGDILAPTLEELDQIANTGGLARGVPTGFVDLDNLTNGLHGGQMIIIAARPGVGKSTIALDFMRSASIKHGKASAIFSLEMSKSEIVMRLLSAETSIKLSDMRSGRMSDEAWTTLANRSGQISEAPLFIDDSPNLTMMEIRSKARRLKQKHDLQLIVLDYLQLMSSGKRVESRQQEVSEFSRQLKLLAKELDVPVIAISQLNRGPEARTDKKPQLADLRESGSLEQDADMVMLLYRPDSQDREDVRAGEADIILAKHRGGPIDTVTVAHQLHFSRFVDMARG